In Mycteria americana isolate JAX WOST 10 ecotype Jacksonville Zoo and Gardens chromosome 23, USCA_MyAme_1.0, whole genome shotgun sequence, a single window of DNA contains:
- the SLC39A14 gene encoding metal cation symporter ZIP14: MIPSAGPRGCCLLVLLCLLPCPRVWAGRGAAGPSLSAASFLQDLLQRYGESETLSLKQLKALLNRLDVGVGHANVSQLPQQRVNLSRCFSSVELFAIHNLSEGSAVGHSEFKEFCPTILQQLESGACASENLENEENEQTEESRPSSAEVWGYGFLCVTVISLCSLVGASVVPFMKKTFYKRLLLYFIALAIGTLYSNALFQLIPEAFGFNPQEAYYVSKSAVVFGGFYLFFFTEKVLKMLLKQKDPHHHGHSHYGPEALPSKKDQEEGVTEKLQNGDLDRMIPHITSELECKTPSGDEKVVVGSLSVQDLQASQSACYWLKEVRYSDIGTLAWMITLSDGLHNFIDGLAIGASFTVSVFQGISTSVAILCEEFPHELGDFVILLNAGMTIRQALFFNFISACCCYVGLAFGIVAGSHFSANWIFALAGGMFLYIALADMFPEMNEVSQEDEQNGSTLITFAIQNAGLLTGFTIMVLLTMYSGQIQIG; this comes from the exons ATGATCCCCAGCGCAGGCCctcggggctgctgcctgctcgtgctgctctgccttctcccctGCCCACGGgtctgggcaggcaggggtgccgCAGGACCGTCGCTCTCCGCAGCCTCCTTCCTGCAGGATCTCCTCCAGCGGTACGGCGAGAGCGAAACCCTGAGCCTGAAGCAGCTCAAGGCCCTGCTGAACCGCCTGGACGTGGGAGTGGGACACGCCAACGTCTCCCAGCTGCCGCAGCAGCGGGTGAATCTCTCTCGG tgcTTCAGCTCCGTTGAGCTTTTTGCCATCCACAACCTGAGCGAGGGCTCTGCCGTGGGGCACAGCGAGTTCAAGGAGTTTTGCCCCaccatcctgcagcagctggagtctGGGGCGTGCGCCTCCGAGAACCTGGAAAACGAGGAAAATGAGCAGACGGAGGAGAGCAGACCCAGCTCGGCCGAAG TCTGGGGTTACGGTTTCCTCTGCGTGACCGTCATCTCCCTCTGCTCGCTGGTGGGAGCCAGCGTGGTGCCCTTCATGAAGAAGACCTTTTACAAGCGGCTGCTCCTCTACTTCATAGCTCTGGCGATTGGAACTCTCTACTCCAACGCCCTCTTCCAGCTCATTCCCGAG GCGTTTGGATTCAACCCTCAAGAAGCTTATTACGTTTCCAAATCCGCCGTGGTGTTCGGGGGCTTCTACCTCTTCTTCTTCACAGAGAAGGTCCTGAAGATGCTCCTGAAGCAGAAGGACCCG CATCACCACGGGCACAGCCACTACGGCCCCGAGGCTCTGCCTTCCAAGAAGGACCAGGAGGAGGGGGTCACCGAGAAGCTGCAGAACGGGGACCTGGACCGCATGATCCCACACATAACCAGTGAGCTGGAGTGTAAGACCCCCTCCGGGGATGAGAAGGTTGTGGTGGGCTCCCTCTCTGTCCAG GACCTGCAGGCCTCCCAGAGCGCGTGTTACTGGCTGAAGGAGGTGCGGTACTCCGACATCGGCACGCTGGCGTGGATGATCACCCTCAGCGACGGCCTCCACAACTTCATCGACGGGTTGGCCATCGGGGCCTCCTTCACCGTCTCCGTCTTCCAAGGGATCAGCACCTCCGTGGCCATCCTCTGCGAGGAGTTCCCGCACGAGCTGG GCGACTTTGTCATCCTGCTGAATGCCGGGATGACCATCCGCCAAGCgctcttcttcaacttcatctcCGCCTGCTGCTGCTACGTGGGCTTGGCCTTCGGCATCGTGGCCGGCAGCCACTTCTCTGCCAACTGGATCTTCGCTCTGGCCGGAGGGATGTTTCTGTACATAGCGCTGGCTGACATG TTCCCTGAAATGAATGAGGTCAGCCAG
- the PIWIL2 gene encoding piwi-like protein 2, which yields MDPARPFRLPGPGRAPAPRGRLRGLPGRTQCLPQPGPPEPRPSLAPLSALLCGLGLGERPCPSLEAGDWPVGRGTTGVVEALARPSPAVEEDEGAAAMAALPTRGRILWRGRGDALPDPPRRNAAVPSHGKPCTAAAPTLHPPGPRPSLPPAPAPGTPPAAGRPAPGTKPAAKGTALAMGLNSVKIHCQNEAVYQYHVTFSPEVECRSVRFAMLKEHRAVTGDVTAFDGSILYLPILLPQPVSLKAQKKSSGEEITITIQITKVLEPSSDLCIPFYNVVFRRVMRILDMKLVRRNFFEPAQATVLQHYRLQIWPGYSVSIRKKDGGLFLLVDAIHKVIRSDSVLNFMHTIYKQSLSSFQDECTKQLVGSVVITRYNNRTYRIDDIDWNKTPRDSFTLTSGEEITFVDYYSKAYGITIRELDQPLLIHRPREKQTPEGRRRLDMVLLVPELTFMTGIPEIRKDSRMVKEVMREMLQTPRQHYVRLASLLRRIKDSPEASRELMRWGLSLDPDIHRTQGRVLPAERINLRHSSFIPGEDLSWNKEVTREASISAIAMNYWLLVYPKRLQDLAKDLVAAMESVCGPIGMHISRPALVELKDDRIETYAKTIRSVLSSEDKVQLLLCIISSSREDLYGAIKKLCCVQSPVPSQVINAQSLAGQSGKMRSVVQKVLLQMNCKLGGELWGVDIPLKQLMVIGMDVYHGRSRGMRSVIGFVASMNHVLTKWYSRVVFQMPHQEIADSLRLCLADALQHFHEMNHCLPKKIVVYRDGVSDSQLDTVLKYEIPQMQKCFDTFENYQPSMVVMVVQKKISTNFYTLTPEQFTSPPPGTVIDHTVTSLDWQDFFLLAHHSRQGCSIPTRYICVLNTANLSCEHLQRLTFKLCHLYWNWPGTVRVPAPCKYAHKLAFLSGQILHHEPSAQLCDKLFFL from the exons ATGGATCCGGCCCGGCCCTTccgcctgcccggccccggccgggcccccgctccccgcggcagGCTGCGGGGGCTCCCGGGCCGCACCCAgtgcctgccccagcccggcccgcccgAGCCCCGGCCCTCCCTGGCGCCGCTCTCCGCCCTGCTGTGCGGCCTGGGCCTCGGCGAGCGGCCCTGCCCCTCTCTGGAGGCGGGGGACTGGCCCGTCG GCCGCGGCACCACCGGCGTGGTGGAGGCTCTGGCACGGCCCAGCCCGGCGGTGGAGGAGGACGAGGGGGCGGCAGCGATGGCAGCGCTCCCCACGCGTGGGCG GATCCTGTGGCGAGGCAGAGGGGACGCGCTGCCTGATCCCCCCAGAAGAAACGCTGCCGTGCCATCCCACGGGAAGCCCTGCACCGCTGCTGCACCCACCCTGCACCCACCAGGACCCCGGCCCTCCCTGCCACCGGCACCCgctccagggacccccccggctGCTGGCAGACC GGCACCGGGGACGAAGCCGGCAGCGAAGGGAACTGCCTTAGCCATGGGGCTGAACTCAGTTAAAATCCACTGCCAGAACGAAGCCGTCTACCAGTACCACGTTACCTTCAG CCCCGAGGTGGAGTGCAGGAGCGTGCGCTTTGCCATGCTGAAGGAGCACCGGGCAGTGACGGGGGACGTGACCGCATTCGACGGCTCCATCCTTTATCTGCCCATCCTGCTCCCCCAG CCGGTCAGCCTGAAGGCTCAGAAGAAGAGCAGCGGGGAGGAGATCACCATCACCATCCAGATCACCAAGGTCCTCGAGCCCAGCTCGGATCTCTGCATCCCCTTCTACAACGTGGTTTTCCGGAG ggTGATGAGAATCTTAGATATGAAGCTTGTTAGGAGGAATTTCTTTGAACCTGCCCAGGCCACCGTATTACAGCATTACAG GCTGCAGATTTGGCCGGGGTACTCTGTCAGCATCCGGAAGAAGGACGGCGGTCTCTTCCTCTTGGTCGATGCCATCCACAAAGTCATCCGCAGCGATTCCGTCCTGAATTTCAt GCACACCATCTACAAGCAAAGCCTCAGCAGCTTCCAGGATGAGTGCACCAAGCAGCTGGTGGGCAGCGTGGTCATCACCCGCTACAACAACCGCACCTACCGCATTGACGACATCGACTGGAACAAGACCCCGAGGGACAGTTTCACCCTGACCAGCGGCGAGGAGATCACCTTCGTGGACTACTACAG CAAAGCCTACGGGATCACCATCAGGGAGCTGGACCAGCCGTTGCTCATCCACAGGCCCAGGGAAAAACAGACGccggaggggagg cgTCGGCTGGACATGGTACTGCTTGTGCCGGAGCTCACCTTCATGACCGGGATCCCCGAGATAAGGAAGGACAGTCGAATGGTGAAG GAGGTGATGCGGGAGATGCTGCAGACCCCCAGGCAGCACTACGTGCGTCTCGCCAGCCTCCTGCGCAGGATCAAGGACAGCCCAGAGGCCTCGAGGGAGCTGATGCGCTGGGGGCTCAGCCTGGACCCAGACATCCACAGG ACCCAGGGCCGAGTCCTGCCCGCGGAGAGAATCAACCTGCGGCACAGCTCCTTCATCCCCGGCGAGGATCTGAGCTGGAACAAGGAGGTCACGCGAGAAGCCTCCATCTCGGCG ATCGCCATGAATTACTGGCTGCTGGTTTACCCAAAGCGCCTGCAGGACTTGGCGAAGGATCTGGTGGCCGCCATGGAGAGCGTCTGCGGCCCCATCGGCATGCACATCAGCCGTCCCGCCTTGGTGGAGCTGAAGGACGACCGCATCGAGACCTATGCCAAGACCATCCGAAGCGTTTTGAGTAGCGAG GACAAGGTGCAGCTGCTCCTGTGCATAATCTCCAGCAGCCGGGAGGATTTGTACGGGGCCATCAAGAAGCTGTGCTGCGTGCAGTCCCCCGTGCCCTCCCAG GTCATCAACGCGCAGTCCCTCGCGGGCCAGTCGGGCAAGATGAGGAGCGTGGTCCAGAAAGTCCTGCTGCAGATGAACTGCAAGCTGGGCGGCGAGCTCTGGGGGGTCGACATCCCCCTG aAACAGCTGATGGTTATCGGCATGGACGTCTACCACGGCCGCAGCAGAGGGATGCGCTCCGTCATCGGCTTTGTGGCCAGCATGAATCA CGTCCTCACCAAGTGGTACTCCAGGGTGGTCTTCCAGATGCCGCACCAGGAGATCGCCGACAGCCTGCGGCTCTGCCTGGCTGATGCTCTCCAGCACTTCCATGAG ATGAACCACTGCTTGCCCAAGAAGATAGTTGTGTACAGGGACGGCGTGTCCGACAGCCAGCTCGACACCGTGCTCAAGTACGAGATCCCGCAGATGCAGAAGTGCTTCGACACCTTTGAGAACTACCAGCCCAGCATGGTGGTCATGGTGGTGCAGAAGAAAATCAGCACCAACTTCTACACCCTGACACCAGAGCAATTCACATCCCCTCCTCCGGGGACGGTCATCGACCACACTGTCACCAGCTTGGACTG gcaggatttctttttgttggcCCATCACTCTCgccagggctgcagcatccccacGCGCTACATCTGCGTGCTGAACACGGCCAACCTCAGCTGCGAGCACCTGCAGAG GTTGACTTTCAAGCTCTGTCACCTCTATTGGAACTGGCCGGGCACCGTCCGTGTCCCTGCCCCGTGCAAGTACGCGCACAAGCTGGCCTTCCTCTCGGGGCAGATCCTGCACCACGAGCCCAGCGCCCAGCTCTGCGACAAGCTCTTCTTCCTATAG
- the POLR3D gene encoding DNA-directed RNA polymerase III subunit RPC4, producing MAEGGSGDTGSPGSLRPGLPGARGLLGRRPAAPPLTPGRLPSIRSRDLTLGGVKKKTFTPNIISRKIKEEPREDVSVKKEKKERDRDRQRDGHGRGRGRPEVIQSHSIFEQGPAEMMKKKAGSWDKTVDMSDFGPSHIINIKKEKRETDEETKQILRMLQKDDFLDDPGLKNDIRNKPVQLPLAHSGWLFKEEAAEQEDAQPWLPGPKEEKMELDPPAVKVKEEPCDEDPPPKPTQTERPPGFPRDVSVAELLQRLSLSAEEELLFLQLPDTLPGQPPTQDTKPIKTELQNEEGQVVVVKQEKSQEARQAENTCTLADLPEGQVGKLLIRKSGKVQLVLGKVTLDVTMGTPCSFLQELVSVGIGDNRTGEMIVLGHVKHKLVCSPDFEALLEHRHR from the exons ATGGCGGAGGGGGGCTCGGGCGACACCGGCTCGCCGGGCAGCCtgcggccggggctccccggggcacGGGGGCTGCTCGGGaggcgcccggccgccccccccctcacccccggGCGCCTGCCCTCCATCCGCTCCCGAGACCTCACCCTGGGAGGCGTGAAGAAG AAAACCTTCACCCCCAACATAATTAGCAGGAAGATCAAGGAAGA gccCAGAGAGGATGTCTCCgtcaagaaggagaagaaggagcgggaccgggaccggcaGCGCGATGGgcacggccggggccggggccggcccgagGTTATCCAGTCCCACTCCATCTTCGAGCAGGGCCCTGCTGAAATGATGAAGAAGAAAG caggctCCTGGGACAAGACGGTGGACATGTCGGACTTCGGCCCTTCCCACATCATCAACATcaagaaggagaagagggagacagACGAGGAGACGAAGCAGATCCTGCGGATGCTGCAGAAGGACGAC TTCCTCGATGACCCGGGGCTGAAGAACGACATCCGTAACAAGCCGGTGCAGCTGCCGCTGGCCCACTCGGGCTGGCTCTTcaaggaggaggcggcggagcaGGAGGacgcccagccctggctgcccggCCCCAAGGAGGAGAAGATGGAGCTGGACCCGCCGGCGGTGAAAG TGAAAGAAGAGCCGTGCGATGAGGACCCCCCGCCCAAGCCCACGCAAACCGAGAGACCCCCCGGTTTCCCCCGGGACGTCTCGGTGGCCGAGCTGCTGCAGCGGCTGAGTCTGTCGGCCGAAGAGGAGCTGCTCTTCCTGCAGCTGCCTGACACGCTGCCCGGCCAGCCGCCCACCCAGGACACCAAACCCATCAAGACGGAGCTGCAAAACGAGGAAGGGCAAGTGGTCGTGGTGAAGCAGGAGAAGAGCCAG GAGGCGAGGCAGGCGGAGAATACCTGCACGCTGGCCGACCTCCCCGAGGGGCAGGTGGGGAAACTGCTCATCCGCAAGTCGGGGAAGGTGCAGCTGGTGCTGGGCAAGGTGACCCTGGACGTGACCATGGGGACCCCCTGCTCTTTTCTGCAG GAGCTGGTGTCCGTCGGCATCGGGGACAACCGGACGGGCGAGATGATTGTCCTGGGCCACGTGAAGCACAAGCTGGTGTGTTCCCCGGACTTCGAGGCTCTGCTGGAGCACCGGCACCGGTAG
- the PHYHIP gene encoding phytanoyl-CoA hydroxylase-interacting protein: protein MELLSTPKNIEINNITCDSFRISWAMEKGDLERVTHYFIDLNKKENKNSNKFKHRDVPTKLVAKAVPLPMTVRGHWFLSPRTEYSVAVQTAVKQSDGEYLVSGWSETVEFCTGDYAKEHLAQLQEKAELIAGRMLRFSVFYRNQHKEYFQHVRMHCGNVMKPSLKDNSGSHGSPTSGMLHGIFFSCNTEFNTGQPPQDSPYGRYRFQIPAQRLFNPNTNLYFADFYCMYTAYHYVVLVLAPKGSSGDVFCRERLPQLDISSNKFLTCCVEEGELVYRHAQDSILEVIYTEPVDLSLGVLGEISGHQLMSLSTANAKKDPSCKTCNISVGR from the exons ATGGAGCTGCTTTCCACCCCCAAAAATATCGAGATCAACAACATCACCTGCGATTCTTTCCGCATCTCCTGGGCCATGGAGAAAGGGGACCTGGAGAGGGTCACCCACTACTTCATTGACCTCAACAAGAAGGAGAACAAGAACTCCAACAAGTTCAAGCATCGg GACGTCCCCACCAAGCTGGTGGCCAAGGCGGTGCCGCTGCCCATGACGGTGCGGGGACATTGGTTCCTGAGCCCCCGCACCGAGTACAGCGTGGCGGTGCAGACGGCCGTCAAGCAAAGCGACGGCGAGTACCTGGTGTCCGGCTGGAGCGAGACGGTGGAGTTTTGCACCGGGG ACTACGCCAAGGAGCACCTGGcccagctgcaggagaaagcCGAGCTGATCGCCGGCCGCATGCTGCGTTTCTCCGTCTTCTACCGCAACCAGCACAAGGAGTATTTCCAGCACGTCAG GATGCACTGCGGGAACGTGATGAAACCGTCGCTGAAGGACAACAGCGGCAGCCACGGCTCGCCCACCAGCGGCATGCTGCACGGCATCTTCTTCAGCTGCAACACCGAATTCAACACCGGGCAGCCCCCCCAGGACTCGCCCTACGGTCGTTACCGTTTCCAGATCCCGGCTCAGCGTCTCTTCAACCCCAACACCAACCTCTACTTCGCGGACTTCTACTGCATGTACACCGCCTACCACTACGTCGTCCTGGTCCTGGCACCCAAGGGTTCCTCAGGGGATGTCTTCTGCCGGGAGCGTCTACCCCAACTGGACATTTCCTCCAACAAGTTCCTGACGTGCTGCGTGGAGGAGGGCGAGCTGGTGTACCGCCATGCCCAGGACAGCATCCTGGAGGTCATATACACCGAGCCGGTGGACCTCAGCCTCGGCGTGCTGGGGGAGATCAGCGGGCACCAGCTGATGAGCCTCTCCACCGCCAACGCCAAAAAGGACCCCAGCTGCAAGACGTGCAACATCAGCGTGGGGCGTTAA